A segment of the Syntrophorhabdaceae bacterium genome:
CGGTGTCGCCGCATCTGCCGTCATCGTTGTGCTGCCTTACTATCTCCATGACTATAAACTGTTCGGCAGAGTCACGGTTTTCGGCGAGTTCCTCGCGGTATCCGCGGTGGTCATGACGGCGCTCTTCATATTCGTCGACCTCGGGCGGCCTGAACGGGTCCTGAACATCATCCTCTACCCTTCGCCACGCTCCGTACTGTTCTGGGACATGATCGTCCTTTCCGTGTACCTTATCCTGAATATCATCATCGGCTGGTATACGCTCGACGCCGAACATAAATCAGTCGCACCTCCCGCATGGATCAAACCGCTCATCATCATCTCCATCCCCTGGGCAATCAGCATCCATACCGTCACGGCCTTTATCTACTCGGGTCTCGGCGCGCGGCCTTTCTGGCTCACCGCCCTTCTCGCCCCTCGGTTTCTCGCGTCGGCCTTTGCGTCCGGGCCGTCACTCCTTATAGTCCTCTGCCTTATCATAAAGAGGTTCACCGGGTTCGACCCCGGCAGAGAGGCTATCCGGAAAGTAGCCATGGTCGTGACCTACGCGCTCTGCATCAACATATTCTTTTTCCTCGTCGAGATCTTCACGGTGTTTTACAGCGGCCTCCCGGAGCACCTCGGTTATTTCCGTTATCTCCTCTTCGGGCTCAACGGGCATGCATCTCTCACGCCCTGGATCTGGTTTTCGATGGTCCTTGCCTGGATCAGCCTCATCCTCA
Coding sequences within it:
- the nrfD gene encoding polysulfide reductase NrfD — translated: MIEKALSGSRRYWTWITVLILFIIVGFVFYLRQLSVGLGITGMGRNVSWGLYIANFTFLVGVAASAVIVVLPYYLHDYKLFGRVTVFGEFLAVSAVVMTALFIFVDLGRPERVLNIILYPSPRSVLFWDMIVLSVYLILNIIIGWYTLDAEHKSVAPPAWIKPLIIISIPWAISIHTVTAFIYSGLGARPFWLTALLAPRFLASAFASGPSLLIVLCLIIKRFTGFDPGREAIRKVAMVVTYALCINIFFFLVEIFTVFYSGLPEHLGYFRYLLFGLNGHASLTPWIWFSMVLAWISLILMLNPAVRKNDTVLAVVCIAIILSVWIEKGIGLVVAGFIPSPLGEIFEYSPTLPEILISAGIYSLGLLILTVLFKVATAVKEDAGQHP